A genomic segment from Streptosporangium roseum DSM 43021 encodes:
- a CDS encoding methylated-DNA--[protein]-cysteine S-methyltransferase, protein MIEAQVLPTPTGPLTLLSHEGVVVAAGFTADPHQMFLRLPSRLQAYGLRRVEDLGHPAQAVRDYLDGELTALDSVALTQPGTPTRQRLLTALREVPAGTTIGYAELAERAGLPRTAARAAGAACAQNLIAPFVPCHRILPSAGGFGGYYYGTPVKQWLLTHEKALAQTSVL, encoded by the coding sequence GTGATCGAGGCACAGGTCCTCCCCACGCCCACCGGCCCGCTGACGCTGCTCTCACACGAGGGGGTCGTCGTCGCCGCGGGTTTCACCGCCGACCCGCACCAGATGTTCCTGCGGCTCCCGTCCCGCCTCCAGGCGTACGGCCTGCGCCGGGTGGAGGACCTGGGCCACCCGGCGCAGGCCGTACGGGACTATCTGGACGGGGAGCTGACGGCCCTCGACAGCGTCGCGCTGACCCAGCCGGGCACGCCCACGCGGCAGCGGCTCCTGACGGCCCTGCGGGAGGTCCCGGCGGGGACCACGATCGGCTACGCCGAGCTGGCCGAGCGTGCGGGGCTGCCGAGAACGGCTGCCAGGGCGGCGGGCGCGGCGTGCGCGCAGAACCTGATCGCGCCGTTCGTCCCGTGCCACCGCATCCTGCCCTCCGCCGGCGGCTTCGGCGGCTACTACTACGGCACGCCGGTCAAGCAGTGGCTGCTCACCCACGAGAAGGCCCTCGCCCAGACCAGCGTGCTCTGA
- a CDS encoding AlkA N-terminal domain-containing protein gives MSVKELDFDSCYRAVSARDARFDGRFYTAVTSTHIYCRPICPARTPASRNVRFYRHAASAEAAGFRPCKRCRPELSPGDPGWDHRGELIGRALRLIDEGVADDGGMTRLAGRLHITERHLHRLFTAEIGVGPLAVARTKRLLLAKQLLTETGLSITDVAFASGFGSVRQFNATMKETYGFTPGELRATAGRAVTDNSLTLRLHRREPYEARTLLRFLQGRAIPGLERVDETGYSRAVPGGTVTLTPGPGDVRLEVSLDDTRHLARVVARCRRLLDLDADPEAIAQALGETSLAPLVAARPGLRVPGAWDGFEVAVRAVVGQQISVAGARTILGRIVNRAGRPVEAEGFTHLFPTPGELLEADLDGLGLTGRRVVTLKALAAKAADREIDLDGAQEPGEAVARLLEVPGIGPWTASYIALRALRDPDAWPAGDLVLRRAMACLGIPDDHIERWRPWRAYAALHLWSSQ, from the coding sequence GTGTCCGTGAAAGAGCTTGACTTCGATTCCTGTTACCGCGCGGTGAGCGCCAGGGACGCCCGGTTCGACGGGCGGTTCTACACAGCGGTCACCTCCACGCACATCTACTGCCGTCCCATCTGCCCGGCGCGCACGCCCGCCTCCCGCAACGTGCGCTTCTACCGGCACGCGGCCTCCGCCGAGGCGGCCGGTTTCCGGCCCTGCAAGCGGTGCCGGCCGGAGCTCAGCCCCGGAGACCCCGGCTGGGACCACCGCGGCGAACTGATCGGCCGGGCGCTCCGGCTGATCGACGAGGGCGTGGCCGACGACGGCGGGATGACGAGGCTGGCCGGGCGGCTGCACATCACCGAGCGGCACCTGCACCGGCTGTTCACCGCCGAGATCGGCGTCGGCCCGCTCGCCGTGGCCAGGACCAAGCGGCTGCTGCTGGCCAAGCAGCTGTTGACCGAGACCGGGCTGTCGATCACCGACGTGGCGTTCGCGTCGGGGTTCGGGAGCGTGCGGCAGTTCAACGCGACCATGAAGGAGACCTACGGCTTCACCCCCGGCGAGCTGCGGGCCACCGCGGGACGGGCCGTCACCGACAACTCGCTGACGCTCCGGCTGCACCGGCGCGAGCCGTACGAGGCGCGGACGCTGCTGCGGTTCCTGCAGGGGCGGGCGATCCCCGGGCTGGAGCGCGTCGACGAGACGGGTTACAGCCGGGCCGTCCCGGGCGGCACGGTCACCCTCACGCCGGGACCCGGCGACGTCCGGCTGGAGGTGAGCCTCGACGACACCCGCCACCTGGCCCGCGTCGTCGCCCGTTGCCGCCGCCTCCTCGACCTCGACGCCGACCCCGAGGCCATCGCGCAGGCCCTCGGGGAGACCTCCCTGGCCCCCCTCGTCGCCGCCCGCCCCGGCCTGCGGGTCCCCGGCGCGTGGGACGGCTTCGAGGTGGCCGTCCGCGCCGTGGTCGGCCAGCAGATCTCCGTCGCCGGCGCCCGCACCATCCTCGGCCGCATCGTGAACCGCGCCGGCCGCCCCGTCGAGGCGGAGGGGTTCACCCACCTGTTCCCCACCCCCGGGGAGCTCCTGGAAGCCGACCTCGACGGGCTCGGGCTGACCGGGCGGAGGGTGGTCACGCTGAAGGCGCTCGCCGCGAAGGCGGCGGACCGCGAGATCGACCTGGACGGGGCGCAGGAACCCGGAGAGGCCGTGGCCCGGCTGCTGGAGGTGCCGGGCATCGGGCCGTGGACGGCCAGCTACATCGCGCTGCGGGCGCTGCGCGACCCGGACGCATGGCCCGCGGGAGACCTCGTGCTGCGGCGGGCCATGGCGTGCCTGGGCATCCCCGACGACCACATCGAGCGGTGGCGGCCCTGGCGGGCCTACGCCGCGCTGCACCTATGGAGTTCACAGTGA